From the Huiozyma naganishii CBS 8797 chromosome 13, complete genome genome, the window ACTGTTCTGCCATTTGTTGAATCGCAGGGTTTTGCATCATGGATTGGATCTTTTCCATCGCACCTGGATTGGACATCATTGATTGAGCGGCCTGCATCATCTGTGGGTTGTTCATCAAGCCTTCCAAGCCACCACTCATCAGGGAACTGAAATCGGGGaaaccaccaccagcagctGGGTTAGTTTGGCCACCAGCACTTTCAGTTGGTACCGACTTTTCTAGATTTAGCGACTCCTCCACCCTCTTCTTAGCGGTCTCGTACCCTCTCTTTGTAACTTCGGTAGCACTGTCACCTTCAATTTCTAGCACCTTCTTGTAAGCCTCTAGGGATTCCTCAAAATTCTCCTGAACGTACTTAGCGTAAGCTAGTCTAGAATAACCCTTCGAGTAAGCTGGATCAAGCTTTATAGCTTCCTCAGCATCCTTGACAGCCTCGTCGTAGTTCTGTGAGTTGGTGTACGCAGCAGCCCTGTTAGCAAAGTAAACAGCGTTCGTGGGCAGTATCTTGATAGCCTCGGTGTatttttcaacagcaaGGTCGTAGTCCTTA encodes:
- the SGT2 gene encoding Sgt2p (similar to Saccharomyces cerevisiae SGT2 (YOR007C); ancestral locus Anc_6.21), producing the protein MAYSNKEVSSLIIDYLNKVVSKAEVSADDIDSLNVAIDCLTEVFGVEKDTLSATIESKFNGKSLTELLDAASQNAGNTDECKTETVKINIPQEDAETKAKAEALKLEGNKAVASKDYDLAVEKYTEAIKILPTNAVYFANRAAAYTNSQNYDEAVKDAEEAIKLDPAYSKGYSRLAYAKYVQENFEESLEAYKKVLEIEGDSATEVTKRGYETAKKRVEESLNLEKSVPTESAGGQTNPAAGGGFPDFSSLMSGGLEGLMNNPQMMQAAQSMMSNPGAMEKIQSMMQNPAIQQMAEQFKGGNTPDFSEMMNNPAVRNMASSLFSGAGEPAAPKDDAKPE